The following proteins come from a genomic window of Achromobacter deleyi:
- a CDS encoding phosphoglycolate phosphatase, with translation MTPFRAALLDLDGTLLDSIPDLAFAANAMRVELGMIALREDVVATFVGKGVDNLVRRSLAGSLDAADPSPEDFDRAREAFYRHYHLVNGERAQVYPGVIEGLKHMREQGLKLAVVTNKPTEFTLPLLQRTGLAGFFDAVVCGDTCARRKPDPDQVLHACELLGVTVAEAVTIGDSINDAQAGRSAGTQVLVVPYGYNEGRDVRELDVDGIVDTLVNAAQWVELWNQNQNAAKAQA, from the coding sequence ATGACTCCCTTTCGCGCCGCGCTGCTGGACCTGGACGGCACCCTGCTCGACTCCATCCCCGACCTGGCCTTCGCGGCCAACGCCATGCGCGTGGAACTCGGCATGATCGCGCTGCGCGAGGATGTCGTGGCCACCTTCGTCGGCAAGGGGGTGGACAACCTGGTGCGCCGCAGCCTGGCCGGCAGCCTGGACGCCGCCGATCCCTCGCCCGAGGACTTCGACCGGGCGCGCGAGGCCTTCTACCGCCACTACCACCTGGTCAACGGCGAACGCGCCCAGGTCTACCCGGGCGTCATCGAGGGCCTCAAGCACATGCGCGAACAGGGCCTGAAGCTGGCCGTGGTCACCAACAAGCCCACCGAATTCACCCTGCCGCTGCTGCAACGCACCGGCCTGGCCGGGTTTTTCGACGCGGTGGTGTGCGGCGACACCTGCGCCCGCCGCAAGCCCGACCCGGACCAGGTGCTGCACGCCTGCGAACTGCTGGGCGTGACGGTGGCCGAGGCCGTCACCATCGGCGACTCCATCAACGACGCCCAGGCCGGCCGCAGCGCCGGCACCCAGGTGCTGGTGGTGCCGTATGGCTACAACGAAGGACGTGACGTGCGCGAGCTCGATGTCGATGGTATAGTGGACACGCTCGTCAACGCCGCCCAGTGGGTGGAGCTCTGGAATCAGAACCAGAACGCCGCGAAAGCCCAGGCCTGA